From Erigeron canadensis isolate Cc75 chromosome 5, C_canadensis_v1, whole genome shotgun sequence:
AATGTTGTTTAATGTTGACGGCGGGTCAATTGATCTGTGTCAAATCAGaagatatatattgttttcaactCCAACAAACCGACATTCAAATCATTGAAAAAAGATTTCATTTGCGTTCAAATTCTATTGAGATTTGCCTTCTCCCAGTTGCATCTGTTTTGCCTcgtatatttttgtatatcGAGTGTGTTAAGATATTTTCATTTAACCTTATTATGTGTTTGGGAATgcgttttgaagtgattatttgattattacgtttgtaaaaacGTTCGTAAAACGCATATAATCTAAGAAAAtgtttgtgtgaaaaagtgattatcacTCACCTCCCTTtttcaaaatgcatttttgaaaacgcaaaatcaAGTTGCTTTTTTCAATCAAGGCGcgttttttcaaaatataagttAGTGATGATAGCAGAGTtaaaacaaacaatttataGTAGTAAAGTAGTTGTATACTAATATGTTTTGAGAGTGTGCGTTTGAGATCCAAAAATGACATATTAGATAATACATAATACAGAGTGACAAAAGATGACAGTAATAGTTGAGTGTAAAAGAATAAGCTTAGAAAGTAATAAATTTTCTTACTAAAAGACTCAAATACTAAAgtaatttattttcaaattagCTGACAAATTTTAATCCAAACTTAAACCTGACTTACAACTGATATGAAAAAAAATCGGGTAAGAGTTGTGAAATCTTGACCTGACAACATGATTATTTCGGATCGAAGTTGGGTTGACCACTAGAATTAAGAGGTGTAATTGGGTCATTCATCAACCAAACAcattttaaagttatataatatttgtaataGGTCAACCGCCAATCTATTTGACTCGACAACCAACGACCCACTTAACCTGAAATCAACCCTCCAACCCATCAAACCACAACTTATATGACTTGTTTGACCTAAAACCAGTTCGTCAATCCATCCCCCATTTAACCCGTCAACTTAAAACCAACTAACATGAAAATGTAAGTTTTTCCGAGTTGATGAGTTGGCTACAAGTTTTAAGTGCTTCTACCTTATTTTGTTATCAGGTCGGGTTTGAGTTGGGTGTTTTCGAAACTCGTACAAATTAAACCACTtaataaaatctattttttttttttagaaaaaacaaaaaagaaaaagaaaagagagaaaaaacacTACAAAACCCTAGATATTTCTTGTGGGAGTTTATTTTAGACGCTCCGGCTTGCTCACAAAACcctgaaaacaaaaacaagaagaaaaagactttGTTAAACCCCTAGAAAGAAATGGCGATAGCTATGACAAGAGCAACCACCGTAGCGGCGACGGCAGGCAGTGCACGTGGACTCCGATCACTATTCTCAACCGTCTCAACTAATTTCCCTTTTGCTTCACAAACCACCAATCAACCACAAAGACCCCAGGCTGACCCTTCCACTAATCTCTTCGTTTCAGGCACAtctccttctctctctctctctctatatatatatatatatgtatgtatattaatttaattaattacaggGCTTAGCAAACGCACAACTGACGAGGGGCTTCGAGACGCCTTTGCCAAGTTTGGTGAAGTGATTCATggtttgcttctttttttaaa
This genomic window contains:
- the LOC122600772 gene encoding organelle RRM domain-containing protein 2, mitochondrial → MAIAMTRATTVAATAGSARGLRSLFSTVSTNFPFASQTTNQPQRPQADPSTNLFVSGLSKRTTDEGLRDAFAKFGEVIHARVVKDRASGWSKGFGFVRYSTLEGAAAGIEGMDGKFLDGWVIFAEYARPRDAPPPPPSYGNNPYGNR